In one Notolabrus celidotus isolate fNotCel1 chromosome 1, fNotCel1.pri, whole genome shotgun sequence genomic region, the following are encoded:
- the csrp1b gene encoding cysteine and glycine-rich protein 1b, whose amino-acid sequence MPFGGGNKCGCCQKTVYFAEEVQCEGKSWHKSCFLCMVCKKNLDSTTVAVHVDEIYCKSCYGKKYGPKGYGFGGGAGTLSMDTGEGLGIKPEVQAPHRPTTNPNASKFAQKAGASEVCPRCGKTVYAAEKVIGGGNSWHKSCFRCAKCGKGLESTTLADRDGEIFCKACYAKNFGPKGFGFGQGAGALAHSQ is encoded by the exons ATGCCTTTCGGAGGAGGAAACAAATGCGGCTGCTGCCAGAAAACCGTCTACTTTGCTGAGGAAGTGCAGTGTGAGGGGAAGAGCTGGCATAAATCCTGCTTTCTGTGCA TGGTGTGTAAGAAGAACTTGGACAGCACAACAGTAGCCGTTCATGTAGATGAGATCTACTGTAAATCATGCTACGGCAAGAAATATGGGCCAAAAGGCTACGGCTTTGGAGGTGGAGCTGGCACTCTGAGTATGGACACAGGAGAAGGACTGGGGATAAAGCCTGAAGT ACAAGCTCCTCATCGACCTACCACTAACCCAAACGCCTCAAAGTTTGCCCAGAAAGCAGGGGCCTCAGAAGTGTGTCCTCGATGTGGGAAAACGGTGTACGCAGCAGAGAAAGTCATCGGAGGAGGCAAT TCCTGGCATAAAAGCTGTTTCCGCTGTGCCAAGTGTGGTAAAGGACTCGAGTCCACGACCCTCGCCGATAGAGACGGAGAAATCTTCTGTAAAG CCTGCTATGCAAAGAACTTTGGTCCCAAGGGTTTCGGCTTCGGTCAGGGTGCAGGAGCTCTGGCTCATTCCCAGTAA